A stretch of Anaeromyxobacter dehalogenans 2CP-1 DNA encodes these proteins:
- a CDS encoding DUF2026 family protein, which produces MLIPFNDYVRAYRVIRSVIDSYPRTDARYSCIAFAIGGMRILRDHYELESTVAVGGAVYRLGEEEEDTLAFGRMQGGECVPDRDAFHCWVTADDHVIDFMSPLFPDVMRSEGRPTKSVPKMFQRRHDEVKYLDDLQNPGDFALHTLDQDVAVEILYDFLTKPVYEDMWMTMTRWFVPTPKKIRRSVDLYDQRTNGTITIPLSDAPVDGSW; this is translated from the coding sequence ATGCTTATCCCGTTCAACGACTACGTGCGCGCCTACCGGGTGATTCGGTCCGTCATCGACAGCTACCCGCGAACGGATGCCCGCTACTCCTGCATCGCATTCGCGATTGGGGGCATGAGGATCTTGCGCGACCACTACGAGCTCGAATCCACGGTCGCGGTCGGCGGAGCGGTCTACCGTCTGGGAGAAGAAGAGGAGGATACGCTCGCGTTCGGCCGGATGCAGGGCGGCGAGTGCGTACCCGACCGCGATGCCTTCCATTGCTGGGTCACGGCCGACGACCACGTCATCGATTTCATGAGCCCGCTCTTCCCGGACGTCATGCGAAGCGAGGGCCGGCCAACGAAGAGCGTCCCGAAGATGTTTCAGCGTCGGCACGACGAGGTGAAATACCTCGACGACCTTCAGAACCCCGGAGACTTCGCGCTCCACACGCTCGACCAGGACGTGGCGGTCGAGATCCTCTACGACTTCTTAACGAAGCCGGTATACGAAGACATGTGGATGACGATGACACGATGGTTCGTCCCGACGCCGAAGAAGATCCGGCGCTCCGTCGATCTCTACGACCAGCGGACGAACGGGACGATCACCATCCCGTTGAGCGATGCGCCCGTCGATGGCAGCTGGTGA
- the radC gene encoding RadC family protein, protein MESKTVETPSAHERLELLGARALSDAELVAVLLGPTAGANNVRDAAIRLLDEKPLPEIAWASTDDLRQVTGIGPARAAALVAAFELGRRGAWSPPKRGERLQDPARVYELLRDVAHAEREQFHVVLLDVRCRLIKTAKISEGSLTQCPVAPRDVLREALRVGAHGVIFAHNHPSGSADPSPEDHDLTERLRAASELVGLTARDHLILASGGYYSFVEAGRWRR, encoded by the coding sequence ATGGAGTCGAAGACTGTCGAAACGCCTAGCGCTCACGAGCGCCTGGAGCTGCTCGGAGCGCGCGCCCTCTCGGACGCCGAGCTCGTCGCGGTCCTGCTCGGCCCCACGGCCGGCGCGAACAACGTGCGCGACGCCGCTATCCGCTTGCTCGACGAGAAGCCGCTCCCCGAGATCGCGTGGGCCTCCACCGACGACCTGCGCCAGGTGACCGGGATCGGGCCCGCGCGCGCGGCGGCGCTCGTCGCCGCGTTCGAGCTCGGCCGGCGCGGTGCGTGGTCGCCGCCGAAGCGCGGGGAGCGACTTCAGGACCCGGCGCGCGTGTACGAGCTGCTCCGCGACGTCGCGCACGCCGAGCGTGAGCAGTTCCACGTCGTGCTCCTCGACGTACGCTGCCGGCTCATCAAGACGGCGAAGATCTCCGAGGGCTCGCTCACCCAGTGCCCCGTGGCGCCACGAGACGTCCTCCGCGAGGCACTGCGCGTCGGCGCGCACGGAGTCATCTTCGCGCACAATCATCCCAGCGGATCTGCCGACCCGTCGCCGGAAGACCATGACCTCACGGAGCGTCTCAGGGCGGCATCCGAGCTGGTCGGGTTGACGGCAAGGGACCATCTGATCCTCGCGAGCGGCGGGTACTACTCGTTCGTCGAGGCGGGCCGCTGGCGCAGGTGA
- a CDS encoding DUF6744 family protein yields MSLSLIRNHLQTAGEHVGDMLWWTLQDARISRARLEEVWTGAGLSTALLPEPPTPEKALRTAVREAAVGQQGHLIRLGKEDDDELVFAVVEEQRDGAGNVSYRQEARLILQKQATPALASDAPDHELVRAVRERYEGLLRTHTPDDVRRALVKTLASCAAVTLREHGGIYWVPAPFAATLRRLQMAVAGIGGSRIDVVPVHASPEASKALGDAARSALEQDLALLTAEIDAFLREPPDRVSTLTRRLATFDELRAKARLYHSVLHVQVSDLDAKLDDLTRHVEGLLQAKAS; encoded by the coding sequence ATGAGCCTCTCGCTCATCCGAAACCACCTCCAGACCGCGGGCGAGCACGTCGGAGACATGCTCTGGTGGACGCTCCAGGACGCCCGCATCAGCAGGGCACGCCTGGAGGAGGTCTGGACCGGCGCCGGGCTGTCCACCGCGCTCCTCCCCGAGCCGCCGACGCCGGAGAAGGCGCTCCGCACCGCCGTCCGAGAGGCGGCGGTCGGGCAGCAGGGCCACCTCATCCGCCTCGGGAAAGAGGACGACGACGAGCTTGTCTTCGCCGTCGTCGAGGAGCAGCGCGACGGCGCCGGGAACGTCAGCTACCGGCAGGAGGCGCGCCTCATCCTTCAGAAGCAGGCGACGCCGGCTCTCGCGAGCGACGCGCCCGATCACGAGCTCGTCCGTGCCGTGCGGGAGCGCTACGAGGGGCTCCTCCGCACGCACACGCCGGACGACGTCCGGCGCGCGCTCGTGAAGACGCTCGCCTCCTGCGCGGCGGTGACGCTCCGCGAGCACGGCGGCATCTACTGGGTGCCCGCGCCGTTCGCGGCGACGCTCCGGCGCCTCCAGATGGCGGTGGCGGGGATCGGCGGGAGCCGCATCGACGTCGTCCCGGTGCACGCTTCACCGGAGGCCTCCAAGGCCCTCGGCGACGCTGCGCGCTCCGCGCTCGAGCAGGACCTCGCCCTGCTCACCGCCGAGATTGACGCCTTCCTGCGGGAGCCGCCCGATCGCGTGTCCACGCTAACGCGCCGGCTCGCAACCTTCGACGAGCTGCGCGCGAAGGCTCGCCTCTACCACTCCGTGCTCCACGTCCAGGTCTCCGACCTGGATGCGAAGCTCGACGACCTCACCCGGCACGTCGAGGGCCTCCTCCAGGCCAAGGCTTCCTGA
- a CDS encoding DUF4917 family protein, translated as MSFASEVLTYQDALATLGDRRKHVLLGNGFSIACDPVFKYGRLYDAAVSAGLSPRAQNVFDYLGTSNFEGVMRLLDDAHWVAETYELVRGRSQMLDDVDIVKKTLVDAIANSHLEHTGKVPDEKKAAALEFLSPYYNVFTTNYDLLVYWVNMHRREGPIWGDGFREDEDEPDSLYVVFSERLGGQRGMFYLHGALHLYTAGGELRKHTWKRTGTPLTHLIKAGLANKEYPMFVAEGSAKKKLEQIQRNGYLWYALDKLARIEGPLVVFGLSLGDSDSHITQALADNVNMPAILVGLHGDPKSAVNQAIHASVAKMMARRQDLVKRRHRGKTLEVVYYDSATAKAWG; from the coding sequence GTGTCATTCGCATCTGAGGTACTGACGTACCAGGACGCGCTCGCAACCCTGGGGGATCGTCGGAAGCACGTCCTGCTCGGGAACGGGTTCAGCATCGCGTGCGACCCGGTCTTCAAGTACGGACGGCTCTACGACGCCGCCGTTTCGGCAGGGCTCAGTCCTCGAGCGCAGAACGTCTTCGACTATCTCGGTACCAGCAACTTCGAGGGGGTGATGAGACTCCTCGACGATGCTCACTGGGTCGCCGAGACGTACGAGCTCGTGAGAGGGCGCTCTCAGATGCTCGACGACGTCGATATCGTGAAGAAAACGCTCGTCGATGCAATCGCGAACTCACACCTGGAGCACACCGGGAAGGTGCCCGACGAGAAGAAGGCGGCCGCACTCGAGTTCCTGAGTCCGTACTACAACGTGTTTACGACCAACTACGACCTGCTCGTGTACTGGGTGAACATGCACAGGCGCGAGGGGCCGATCTGGGGTGACGGGTTCCGCGAAGACGAAGACGAACCCGACTCGCTGTACGTCGTCTTTTCGGAGCGTCTGGGCGGGCAGCGCGGGATGTTCTACCTGCACGGCGCGCTGCACCTGTACACAGCGGGCGGCGAGCTTCGGAAACACACCTGGAAACGTACCGGAACTCCGCTTACGCATCTCATCAAGGCCGGGCTTGCGAACAAGGAGTACCCGATGTTCGTGGCCGAAGGCTCCGCGAAGAAGAAGCTCGAGCAGATCCAGAGGAACGGGTATCTCTGGTACGCGCTCGACAAGCTCGCGCGGATCGAGGGCCCGCTCGTGGTGTTCGGGCTTTCACTCGGCGACTCGGACTCGCACATCACGCAAGCGCTCGCCGACAACGTGAACATGCCGGCGATCCTCGTCGGGCTGCACGGGGACCCCAAGAGCGCGGTGAACCAGGCAATCCACGCCTCCGTGGCGAAGATGATGGCGCGCAGGCAGGACCTAGTGAAGCGCCGGCACCGCGGGAAAACCCTTGAGGTCGTGTACTACGACAGCGCGACCGCGAAGGCATGGGGCTAA
- a CDS encoding protein kinase domain-containing protein encodes MTFTGDRPGVLRSRSGGATVTTTSGSGASLSGAPRPGETLELGAEATRYQIVRSLGMGGTAEVFLARRLGPAGFARPVALKCILTGLDVDESTRRAFVYEAQLASKLRHPNIAEAYDLALVGDRYYLVLEYVDGVTVRGALRAARRAERHLSEAFCCHVAASVAEALHHAHTLTDEDGNPLGIVHRDVTAVNVMISRSGAVKLLDFGVALARMEGRERTRTGQFRGTFVYASPEQALSEELDGRSDLFSLGVVLVEMLTGLRVFDAGTDIGTMRKIAECSPEDVEAAIAALPRELAGICAKALARRPPDRFQDGAAFSRALREYLTARGITYSPSDCAQELGSLGLLAAAPDASDPVAVAEDVSNSAANSAEGMTAAPDPATAQPRRRAWRRRAVASVAVVAGAVAILATGSVKLLSRKDLRTAAPAVAASAPAMVQPAGASETEPTPRASAAGRDVRTEPEPIVRPKASASGGRVAATVRAKPLSAPVRREHSPFRTSSADFADRATVGSPRATLPRGTLVAVKLLRVLAGPNPGRAEAIVTEEVAADGVVLVPKGSTVSCSARPPADGRVPLSCDSISTSDRVLTFSGVAVGEGQHVGLRLLDDEIAAGTPFVVYVSAPAALR; translated from the coding sequence ATGACGTTCACGGGCGACAGGCCGGGAGTGCTGCGGTCCCGCTCCGGCGGAGCCACCGTCACGACCACCTCGGGCAGCGGCGCCAGTCTGAGCGGCGCGCCTCGGCCTGGAGAAACCCTCGAACTCGGCGCGGAGGCGACGCGGTACCAGATCGTACGCTCGCTCGGCATGGGCGGCACGGCGGAGGTGTTCCTTGCGCGCCGGCTCGGCCCAGCCGGCTTCGCTCGCCCGGTGGCGCTGAAGTGCATCCTCACAGGCCTCGACGTCGACGAGTCGACGCGCCGGGCGTTTGTGTACGAGGCGCAGCTCGCGAGCAAGCTGCGCCACCCCAACATCGCGGAGGCCTACGACCTCGCGCTGGTCGGAGACCGCTACTACCTCGTCCTCGAGTACGTGGACGGCGTGACGGTGAGGGGCGCCCTGCGCGCCGCCCGCAGGGCGGAGCGCCACCTCAGCGAGGCGTTCTGCTGTCACGTCGCCGCGAGCGTCGCCGAGGCGCTCCATCACGCCCACACGCTCACCGACGAGGACGGGAACCCGCTCGGGATCGTGCACCGCGACGTCACCGCGGTGAACGTCATGATCTCGCGCAGCGGCGCGGTGAAGCTCCTCGACTTCGGCGTGGCGCTCGCGCGCATGGAAGGGCGCGAGCGGACGCGGACCGGACAGTTCAGGGGCACGTTCGTCTACGCCAGCCCGGAGCAGGCGCTGAGCGAAGAGCTCGACGGCCGCTCCGACCTGTTCAGCCTCGGCGTCGTCCTGGTCGAGATGCTCACGGGCCTCCGCGTCTTCGACGCCGGGACGGACATCGGCACGATGCGGAAGATCGCGGAGTGCAGCCCCGAGGACGTCGAGGCGGCGATCGCGGCCCTGCCGCGGGAGCTCGCCGGCATCTGCGCGAAGGCGCTCGCGCGCAGGCCCCCGGATCGGTTCCAGGATGGAGCGGCGTTCTCCCGCGCTCTCCGGGAGTACCTCACGGCCAGAGGCATCACGTACTCGCCGAGCGACTGCGCCCAGGAGCTGGGATCCCTCGGCCTGCTCGCGGCGGCGCCTGACGCGTCCGATCCGGTGGCCGTCGCGGAGGACGTTTCGAACTCTGCCGCGAACAGCGCCGAGGGCATGACGGCAGCGCCCGACCCGGCCACGGCGCAGCCCCGCCGGCGCGCCTGGCGCCGGCGAGCGGTGGCGAGCGTGGCCGTGGTCGCCGGCGCGGTCGCGATCCTCGCAACGGGCTCCGTCAAGCTCCTCTCGCGCAAGGACCTCCGGACGGCCGCGCCGGCGGTGGCGGCTTCCGCGCCGGCGATGGTCCAACCGGCGGGCGCGAGCGAAACCGAGCCGACGCCTAGAGCGAGCGCGGCCGGACGCGACGTCCGCACGGAGCCCGAGCCGATCGTCCGGCCGAAGGCGTCGGCCAGCGGCGGTCGCGTTGCGGCCACCGTCCGGGCGAAGCCGCTCTCGGCGCCCGTCCGCCGGGAGCATTCGCCCTTTAGGACCAGCTCCGCCGACTTCGCGGATCGCGCGACGGTTGGGAGCCCGCGCGCGACGTTGCCGCGCGGGACCCTAGTCGCAGTGAAGCTCCTGCGCGTGCTCGCCGGGCCGAACCCTGGCCGCGCGGAGGCGATCGTGACCGAGGAGGTCGCGGCCGACGGTGTCGTGCTGGTCCCGAAGGGAAGCACAGTGAGCTGCTCGGCGAGGCCCCCGGCCGACGGACGTGTCCCGCTCTCGTGCGACTCGATCAGCACGTCGGACCGCGTCCTCACGTTCAGCGGCGTCGCCGTCGGCGAGGGACAACACGTGGGGCTCCGTCTGCTCGACGACGAGATCGCCGCCGGCACGCCGTTCGTCGTATACGTGAGCGCGCCGGCCGCGCTCCGGTGA
- a CDS encoding vWA domain-containing protein codes for MRRNIYDVPKWHLIQHRDARGLPLPATNDSPQLRLADELFERLYAGECEPLSEDECVPALRAWAERIHASCEALPQFSRLAAECRGDASAAAAAVESLLDALGELPPPEAPGPDAAPGTSKDPLRRPLLAACAAASRAIGEVRDAVEGLAGVGFAPGSSTAGGAAGDGRRAQSLAARLRSDSRLRRIALLAGRMKRIAASKRRSRVRHGADEVNDVVQGADLARALPFELARLTDPRRRLDFFRSLLEHQVLEYQLTGSDRLGRGPLVVLLDKSSSMDGGGGERDVWATALALALLEQARAERRTFALVAYNAAPFHVEVVSPGAALPEQALFVRCSGGTSIAAAIERGLEVIAGTRGMLRTADLVLVSDGEDEAGPAAELRARAAELGVSIYGLAIGMPAGALSPWCDEAHGVTDLATLEPSVADALFS; via the coding sequence ATGCGACGGAACATCTACGACGTCCCGAAGTGGCACCTCATCCAGCACCGCGACGCGCGGGGGCTTCCGTTGCCGGCGACGAACGACTCGCCGCAGCTCCGGCTGGCGGACGAGCTCTTCGAGCGGCTCTACGCCGGCGAGTGCGAACCTCTGTCCGAGGACGAATGCGTGCCCGCGCTGCGCGCGTGGGCCGAGCGGATCCACGCGAGCTGCGAGGCACTCCCGCAGTTCAGCCGGCTCGCCGCGGAGTGCCGCGGCGACGCCAGCGCCGCCGCGGCTGCCGTCGAGTCGCTCCTGGACGCCCTCGGCGAGCTTCCACCGCCGGAGGCGCCAGGACCTGACGCGGCACCTGGGACCAGCAAGGATCCCCTTCGGCGCCCGCTTCTCGCCGCCTGCGCGGCGGCGTCGCGTGCCATCGGAGAGGTGCGTGACGCCGTGGAGGGTCTCGCCGGGGTGGGCTTCGCCCCCGGCTCGTCCACGGCGGGCGGCGCCGCGGGTGACGGACGGCGCGCGCAGTCGCTCGCGGCGCGGCTCCGGAGCGACTCGCGCCTACGGCGCATCGCGCTCCTCGCCGGTCGCATGAAGCGCATCGCCGCCTCGAAGCGCCGTTCGCGCGTGCGGCACGGCGCCGATGAGGTGAACGACGTCGTGCAGGGCGCTGATCTGGCCCGTGCCCTGCCGTTCGAGCTCGCCCGGCTCACCGACCCGCGCCGGCGGCTGGACTTCTTCCGGAGCCTCCTCGAGCACCAGGTCCTCGAGTACCAGCTCACCGGGAGCGACCGGCTCGGCCGCGGCCCCCTGGTGGTGCTGCTAGACAAGAGCTCGTCGATGGACGGCGGCGGGGGCGAGCGCGACGTCTGGGCGACCGCACTCGCGCTCGCGCTGCTGGAGCAGGCGCGCGCGGAGCGCAGGACGTTCGCGCTCGTCGCGTACAACGCCGCTCCATTCCATGTCGAGGTGGTGTCGCCCGGCGCTGCCCTGCCGGAACAGGCGCTGTTCGTGCGCTGCTCGGGCGGAACCTCGATCGCGGCCGCGATCGAGCGCGGGCTCGAGGTCATCGCTGGAACGCGCGGCATGCTCCGGACCGCCGACCTCGTCCTCGTCTCGGACGGCGAGGACGAGGCTGGTCCCGCCGCCGAGCTACGCGCACGCGCCGCGGAACTGGGCGTCAGCATCTACGGCCTGGCCATCGGGATGCCTGCGGGAGCGCTGTCGCCATGGTGCGACGAGGCGCACGGCGTCACCGACCTCGCGACCCTGGAGCCCTCCGTTGCGGACGCCCTCTTCTCGTGA
- a CDS encoding ParB/RepB/Spo0J family partition protein, whose amino-acid sequence MSDRVSGRKAGSEERAVPAEPFEKSAQAAKVLGNAEAELRLELREIPLDAIEPDPAQPRRVFDEEKLRSLVTSIRKYGVLQEPGVVPVAGEGASAAVRYRLIWGERRWRASRLAGLTALRCKVLPRAADSAIEKLRTKERQWAENMEREGLSPVEEAIAIRDAAELERTLRPEVALGELIEKVGAERGLHGTVARNLVALLKTPDSLQRALLARSIKREVGFELARLWNKLLAQNNLRGGAKRETQYRNLVASWARARGLELGTQAMTRYAAETFQDPKIVKATCRKAEESERALLSRFDDVVTRAAKERWTVAKTKAEVAALRRDAADGRPPTASSRVERVEDGPAPGPYTGAP is encoded by the coding sequence ATGAGCGATCGCGTGAGTGGAAGGAAGGCCGGGAGTGAGGAGCGGGCCGTGCCCGCGGAGCCGTTCGAGAAGAGCGCGCAGGCGGCGAAGGTCCTCGGGAACGCCGAGGCGGAGCTCCGCCTCGAACTGCGGGAGATCCCACTCGACGCGATCGAGCCAGACCCCGCTCAGCCCCGCCGCGTTTTCGATGAGGAGAAGCTCCGGAGCCTCGTCACGAGCATCCGGAAGTACGGCGTGTTGCAGGAGCCCGGTGTGGTTCCGGTCGCCGGCGAAGGCGCGAGCGCAGCGGTCCGTTACCGGCTGATCTGGGGAGAGCGGCGCTGGCGGGCGAGCCGGCTCGCGGGCCTCACCGCGCTTCGCTGCAAAGTGCTCCCCCGCGCCGCCGACTCGGCGATCGAGAAGCTCCGCACGAAGGAGCGGCAGTGGGCCGAGAACATGGAACGAGAGGGCCTCTCGCCCGTCGAGGAGGCGATCGCCATCCGCGATGCGGCCGAGCTAGAGCGGACGCTTCGGCCCGAGGTCGCGCTGGGCGAGCTCATTGAGAAGGTCGGCGCCGAGCGCGGTCTCCACGGCACCGTCGCGCGAAACCTCGTTGCGCTACTGAAAACTCCGGACTCTCTCCAGCGCGCGCTCCTCGCCCGGAGCATCAAGCGGGAGGTTGGGTTCGAGCTCGCCCGCCTCTGGAACAAGCTCCTCGCCCAGAACAACCTGCGAGGCGGGGCGAAGCGGGAAACGCAGTACCGAAACCTTGTTGCCTCGTGGGCGCGCGCACGGGGCCTCGAACTCGGCACGCAGGCCATGACGCGCTACGCTGCGGAGACCTTCCAGGATCCGAAGATCGTGAAGGCGACGTGCCGCAAGGCCGAGGAGTCGGAGCGCGCGCTCCTCTCGCGGTTCGACGATGTCGTCACACGCGCGGCGAAGGAGCGGTGGACGGTCGCGAAGACGAAGGCGGAAGTTGCCGCCCTGCGCCGGGACGCGGCTGACGGTCGGCCGCCCACGGCGAGCTCTAGGGTGGAACGGGTGGAAGACGGCCCAGCGCCCGGGCCGTACACTGGAGCACCGTGA
- a CDS encoding AAA family ATPase, with product MSQNATTTSSALRVPVEQLRQELNARFPERREVIDGALCAVLAGEHVLLLGPPGTAKSALVRSIARAFGGRYFERLLTKFSTPEELFGPVSLKALEQDRYARVIAGKLPEAQFAFVDEVFKANSAILNSLLTAMNERLFHNDGAPLVMPLVSLFGASNELPDGKELEALFDRFLLRFDVQYLRRPASFRAVVTGPEPALPSAFTLQDLLEAQAAAAAVAITDATVDALVAVRDACSAEGIVASDRRWKKSLRVVQAHAFLAGEAATTPEDLLVLVDALWREPKERAKVARLVGELADPVSAKAAEILDAARETAAKVAGLRSSDRKAYIASAAQALDDFKAQQARLAELARGAGPRAKVALADAGQEIAQLHADLARCVTHGLGLATAR from the coding sequence ATGTCCCAGAACGCCACCACCACGTCTTCCGCCCTGCGCGTCCCAGTCGAGCAGCTTCGGCAGGAGCTCAACGCCCGATTCCCGGAGCGCCGCGAGGTCATCGACGGCGCGCTCTGTGCCGTGCTCGCCGGCGAGCACGTTCTCCTCCTCGGACCGCCCGGTACGGCGAAGAGCGCCCTCGTGCGTTCCATCGCCCGGGCCTTCGGGGGCCGCTACTTCGAGCGGCTCCTCACGAAGTTCTCGACTCCCGAGGAGCTGTTCGGCCCGGTGAGCCTCAAGGCGCTCGAGCAGGATCGGTACGCCCGGGTCATCGCGGGCAAGCTGCCCGAGGCGCAGTTCGCCTTCGTCGACGAGGTCTTCAAGGCGAACTCCGCCATCCTGAACAGCCTCCTCACCGCGATGAACGAGCGCCTCTTCCACAACGACGGCGCGCCGCTGGTGATGCCGCTCGTGAGCCTCTTCGGCGCGTCGAACGAACTCCCCGATGGGAAGGAGCTAGAGGCGCTCTTCGACCGCTTCCTCCTCCGTTTCGACGTGCAGTACCTCCGCCGGCCCGCGAGCTTCCGCGCGGTCGTGACGGGCCCGGAGCCGGCGCTCCCCTCGGCGTTCACGCTCCAGGACCTCCTCGAGGCCCAGGCCGCCGCCGCGGCGGTGGCCATCACCGACGCGACCGTGGACGCGCTCGTGGCGGTGCGCGACGCGTGCTCCGCGGAGGGCATCGTCGCCTCCGATCGCCGCTGGAAGAAGAGCCTCCGCGTCGTCCAGGCGCACGCATTCCTCGCCGGCGAGGCCGCGACGACGCCCGAGGACCTCCTCGTCCTCGTGGACGCGCTCTGGCGCGAGCCGAAGGAGCGCGCCAAGGTCGCGCGGCTCGTCGGCGAGCTCGCCGACCCGGTGAGCGCGAAAGCGGCGGAGATCCTCGACGCGGCCCGCGAGACCGCCGCCAAGGTCGCCGGGCTCCGCTCCTCCGACCGGAAGGCCTACATCGCGAGCGCGGCGCAAGCGCTCGACGACTTCAAGGCGCAGCAGGCGCGGCTCGCCGAGTTGGCGCGCGGGGCGGGCCCGCGCGCCAAGGTGGCCCTCGCCGACGCCGGGCAGGAGATCGCGCAGCTCCACGCGGACCTCGCCCGTTGCGTGACGCACGGGCTCGGGCTCGCCACCGCCCGCTGA
- a CDS encoding ParB/RepB/Spo0J family partition protein, which produces MPATARKSAARTVKRRPATKPIAVALLDVTAIDPSPENRQADVDLAPLVESVRTYGIQMPIKVRPKGDRFEIVFGERRWRAAKELGLDTIPATIEDLTDEEAQARRVLENTQRKDPHALEEAEAYERLLAMRDRKGKPIHTPESIAKVAGRSPAHVYNRLKLTALAPELRKAFYAGELTVTGAFLIARGIPTALQIEAWARMKRYADEKAYEDELDDGGHFGTAAIEAVIERDYAFRLDGAPFPVSDATLVAPAGPCTTCPKRSVNQPALFSEPDSKDVCTDVACWRTKVAASVDRERREVFAAGGTVLLQEESRRVFNGGTTLPWNSAWIDVDAACPDHPDRVPWRELLGDFCPPPVLAFTSAGKPVRLAMKEEVTDALLRNGIDLGALRAPVEPLTDPEDGEEPFEDAAEASRAPSAIQDPAKARFAADVARTIRQRILAAVVAAAEAAPPDDNRFAALVYETILHGGYHNAVVDTVKRRLGRVPKGEQPTAALATIASGVEAPALRALVLELCLSRGAYFVMSSEKYPRDLARAIETYGIDAVGIERAVAEELGAKRAARLAKARPAGA; this is translated from the coding sequence ATGCCAGCCACTGCCAGGAAGAGCGCGGCGCGAACGGTGAAGCGCCGCCCAGCCACCAAGCCGATCGCGGTCGCGCTGCTCGACGTCACTGCCATCGACCCCTCGCCGGAGAACCGCCAGGCCGACGTCGACCTCGCTCCGCTCGTCGAGTCGGTGCGGACCTACGGCATCCAGATGCCGATCAAGGTCCGGCCGAAGGGGGACCGCTTTGAGATCGTCTTCGGAGAGCGGCGGTGGCGCGCGGCGAAGGAGCTCGGCCTCGACACGATTCCGGCCACCATCGAGGACCTCACCGACGAGGAGGCGCAGGCGCGCCGAGTCCTCGAGAACACCCAGCGGAAGGACCCGCACGCGCTCGAGGAGGCCGAAGCGTACGAGCGGCTCCTCGCGATGCGCGACCGGAAGGGCAAGCCGATCCACACGCCGGAGTCGATCGCAAAGGTCGCGGGACGCTCCCCGGCCCATGTCTACAACCGCCTCAAGCTGACCGCGCTCGCCCCGGAGCTGCGCAAGGCGTTCTATGCGGGCGAACTCACCGTCACGGGCGCCTTCCTCATCGCGCGCGGCATCCCGACCGCGCTCCAGATCGAGGCCTGGGCGCGCATGAAGCGCTACGCCGATGAAAAGGCGTACGAGGACGAGCTCGACGACGGCGGGCACTTCGGGACCGCCGCGATCGAGGCCGTGATCGAACGTGACTACGCCTTCCGGCTCGACGGCGCTCCCTTCCCCGTGAGCGACGCGACGCTGGTCGCGCCGGCCGGTCCGTGCACGACCTGCCCAAAGCGAAGCGTGAACCAGCCCGCGCTCTTCTCCGAACCGGATAGCAAGGACGTCTGCACGGACGTCGCGTGCTGGCGGACGAAGGTCGCCGCGTCCGTGGACCGGGAGCGCCGCGAGGTGTTCGCGGCTGGCGGCACCGTGCTCCTCCAGGAGGAGTCGAGGCGCGTATTCAACGGGGGCACCACCCTCCCCTGGAACAGCGCCTGGATCGACGTCGACGCGGCGTGCCCGGATCACCCGGACCGCGTGCCGTGGCGCGAGCTGCTCGGCGACTTCTGCCCTCCGCCGGTGCTGGCCTTCACCTCGGCCGGAAAGCCGGTGCGCCTCGCGATGAAGGAAGAGGTCACGGACGCGCTCCTGCGCAACGGGATCGACCTCGGCGCGCTGCGCGCGCCAGTGGAGCCGCTCACCGACCCCGAGGACGGCGAGGAGCCGTTCGAGGACGCGGCGGAAGCGTCGCGGGCACCCTCGGCGATTCAGGATCCCGCCAAGGCGCGGTTCGCCGCGGACGTCGCCCGCACGATCCGCCAGCGCATTCTGGCCGCCGTCGTGGCCGCCGCCGAGGCGGCGCCACCCGACGACAACCGGTTCGCTGCGCTCGTCTACGAGACGATCCTCCACGGCGGGTACCACAACGCGGTAGTGGACACCGTGAAGCGCCGCCTCGGCAGGGTGCCGAAGGGCGAGCAGCCCACGGCTGCGCTCGCGACCATCGCGTCCGGTGTCGAAGCGCCGGCGCTCCGGGCCCTCGTCCTCGAGCTGTGCCTCTCGCGCGGCGCCTACTTCGTCATGTCGAGCGAGAAGTACCCGCGCGACCTCGCTCGCGCCATCGAGACCTACGGCATCGACGCCGTGGGGATCGAGCGCGCGGTCGCGGAGGAGCTCGGCGCGAAGCGCGCGGCTCGCCTCGCCAAGGCGAGGCCCGCCGGCGCGTAG